Below is a genomic region from candidate division KSB1 bacterium.
CGCGGGCTATTTCGTCGGCGGACAAGGCGATGTGAATGGTGATGGGCTTGGCGATATCTTAATTGGAGCAGAGGATGGTTTTATTTACGTCGTTTTAGGTCGCCAGAGTGCGAACTGGGGACGCGATTTCGTGTTATACGATTATGCCGATGCCCGCTATGATGCAGAACAAGACGAGGACGGGGCCGGTATGTCCGTGGCGATTATTGGCGATTTGAACGGCGATGGGTATGACGATTTTATCTGCGGTGCGCCATTTCATGACTACGATGGGGATGATACTGGCAAAGCTTATATCATTCTGGGAAAAGCCTCTGGCTGGCAGCGCGGCGTCAATTTAAGTCAGGCAAATGCCTCCTTTTACGGTACAAAGAATAGCGGTCTGGTCGGCTATTGCGTGGATGGAGTTGGTGATGTCAATAAAGATGGCATCCCTGATTTTGCCATTGGGGCGCGTGGTGAGGGCAAGGTCTATTTATTCTTTGGTCGTCGCAGCGTTAATTGGGGAAAAAATTGCGACGTCGGAACTGCGGATGTGATTTTTACGTCGGAGCAATACGGTAACTATACTGGTTGGAGGGTGTCCGGTGCTGGCGATGTCAATGGCGATGGATATGACGATTTTTTGATCGGTGCGCCATATCATGATGAGAATGATCGGGAAAATGGAAAGGTTTATCTGATTTTAGGCAGAACCAGCGGCTGGAAAACCCAGCTCGCTGAGGCCGATGCATCTTATTATGGGGAGGGACTGGACGACGAAGCCGGCTGGGATACTCAAGGTGCTGGCGATGTCGATGGGGATGGTTACGATGATTTTTTAATTGGTGCTTGGTACAATGATGCCAATGGCACCGATGCTGGAAAGCTGTATCTGATCAGGGGCAAACCCTCTGGTTGGCAACCCAATGTGCCACTGGCGACAATTCAAGACTATTTCGTGGGAGAACATGCTGGAGATTACGCTGGATTTTCCTGCGCAACTGCCGGGGATGTCAATGGCGATGGCCTGCCAGATATCATAACATCTGCTACATATTACAGTGAGGCCTATTATTGGGGCGGTATCATCTATTTGTTCGCCAGCAATAATACCAAAATAACAGTCACTGCACCCAATGGGGGAGAGACCTGGACCATCGGGAATAATTATCATATCACGTGGAGCTCCAGCCACACCAGTGGCAGTGTAAAATTGGAATATTCTCCCAACAACGGGGGCACTTGGAAAACTATTGTGGGCTCTACCCCCGATGATGGGGATTTCCTCTGGACCATACCGGATGATCCGACAACTTCCTGTTTGGTAAGAATCACAGATACTGATGGTGACCCATCGGATGTCAGCGATGCGACCTTCTCAATTACACCGACCAATTACACGCTCACTATGGCAGTTGAGCCGATTGACGCTGGAACCACAGATCCCCCGCCTGGGAACCACAGCTATGGATCTGGAAGCGTGGTGACAATTATCGCCATTCCCGCAACTGGCTATAATTTTGATCATTGGTCGGGTGATGTCGCCGATTCCCACAATGATACTACAACAGTGATGATGAATGCGAATAAGACAATCACTGCCCATTTTGTTCCCAAATTAATCCCTCCGATCACCGATCTCCGGGCGTCCCAACAGTGGACCAGAATTTTATTGGAGTGGAGCCCGGTCGCTGGTGCAACTGGTTACAATGTATACCGCGGAACGTCCTATGACTTCCTGCCTGATAAAACGAATGGGAGCAATAGAATCGCAACGAATGTTTCGGATCAAGATCCCAATACCAACGGAATTCAGTGGCTCGATAATGGAGCTGGGGTGAGGTTAGTTGGGGATGTGAATATCAATTATTTTTATCGCGTCACCGCCCTGGTGGGCAGCGAATCCGATCCCTCTAACCTGGCAGGGGAATTCGATTACAAACTCAGTACCACCTCAACAACAGACATCAATCATCTGGTGGTTATCATGCACACCCAAGGGACCCGAAAGCCTATTGCGACTGCGGAGGATCTGGCTCAGGCAATCCCTTATTGCACAGATGTATACTGTTGGGATGCAGCAACTCAAGGGCTGACTGGACATGTGAAGGGCTTGCCCTTCAACAATTTTCCTATAGCGCCAGGCTATCCCTACATGATCAATGTGAGCAAGGATACCATTTGGACGATAGCGGGGAGTTATTCTGACACCTGCTTTCAGTTGATCAATACGAATGGGACTGACATCAACTTGATTGGAGTACCACTGAGTAAAAGCAATCTGACCACTGCCGATCAATTAGGTCAGGATATTCCGAATTGCAGCGATGTCTATGTTTGGGATGTCACCACTCAGGCGTTGATTGGACATGTCGTGGGGCTGCCGTTCAATGACTTCTCAGTCCAGGCAGGGCATGCCTATTTTGTCAATGTGACGAGTGAAACCACCTGGCCTGCTTCTTGCCAAGGTAGCGGAATCTCCGCATCCAGCATCGATCCAATTCAATCATTACCAACATTTCAAAAAGGATCAGCGCAATCAGGCAATGGGGTACCGCATACGATTTACGGACGACTAATCTATCCTTCAGATGTGCACATATCCTCGGCTGATCTGCGGATCAATGTCGTATGGAGACGAAATGGAGATCAAAAATTCGTCTCTGATCCCCTCGGCTCTGGAAACGATGGAAAGTATTGGTGGGTGATGGTGCCAAATTTTCTGCCAACTTGGCAACCAGGCGATACGCTTATCATTGAAATTTTTCAGTCAGACGAGCGATATCGAGGGGTCACCCAAGTAATTTTAAGCGATGCAGGTTCAGACGATGCGGGGACAGTGCACCTCAACAAAAATAACGACACGGATAATGGATCGATTGCTCAGTCTGCTATGCCATATCGATTCCATCTTTGGCAAAATTCACCCAATCCATTCAACCCTGAAACGGCGATTAATTTTGAATGCAGTTCGCCCGCTCCTGTCAAAATAAAAATCTATGATGTCGCTGGGCGTTTGGTAACGACCCTGGTCGATGGCGAATTAGCTGCTGGGTATCATCGAGTGGTCTGGGACGGCCGAGATCACAAAGGTGAATTCGTCAGCTCTGGTATCTACTTTTGCCGAATGGAAACTGGCGATTATTTTGGGACCATCAAATTGCTATTAACAAGATAAAACCAGCGCGTCTTTGCGATGATTATTCAAGATGTTTTAATCATGAAAAAAATAATCTAAGGTTCAGAGCTTTAAACTTAACGTGGAAAGGAGCTGCACCATGAACTGGCAACCAAACTGGGCAAGGGTGGGAATTGCAACATCACTTTTAGTGATTTTGCTGACTTCATTGCTTCAGGCACAGGATCCTTTCGTTCAGATCACTTTCAGCTGGGAGAAGGTGATGGCCTCCCGAGGTGTATCCTGGGCAGATTACGATAACGATGGTTATCCCGATTTCTATGTCTCCAACGGGGTTACTGGCTATAAACAAGTGAATTTCCTCTATCATAATAATGGAGATGGAACATTCACTCGAGTCATGACGGGCCCGCCAGTCGAAGACCAATACGTTACTTATGGAAGCAGTTGGGGAGATTATGATAACGATGGCGATCTGGATTTATATGTCGCCGTCACTACTGGAACGTACGATGATCCTGTGATCAACAATTGTCTTTATGTCAATAACGGGGATGGTACATTTACGAAAAATACCACGGCGGGGCCTCCAGTGAATGAACGAGAATCAACCTGCGCGGTTGGTTGGGGCGATTATGATAACGATGGATTTCTAGATTTATTCATCAAAAATGGGACCTATCCAAAGCAACCGAATTCCCTATACCGGAGCAATGGAGATGGGACATTTACCGAAATCGTTGGAATCCCATTAGTGGGTAATGAAAACGCCACTTTGGTCTCGCGGTTTGCTTGGGGGGATTATGATAATGATGGAGATCCTGACCTTGCTATTGCCGGCGGTGATGGGGAAAACAACGCTATCTGGCGCAATGACGGCAACAATACCTTCACCAAGCTGGTGAATCAAAACGGGATGTCCATTATCCAAGGGAGCTACTCCTCGGCGCCTTGCTGGGGCGATTATGATAATGATGGTGATCTGGATCTGTTTATGTCCAATTATGGAAAAAATGGACCAGCAAAAAATTTCCTTTACCGAAACGATGGAAATGATGTCTTCACCAAAATTGTCGATGGCGACATCGTCAACGAGGAAAAATGCTCTTTGGGTTGCGCATGGGGAGATATTGATAATGATGGTGATCTCGATTTATTTGTTGGAAATGATATTTTTTTCAAAAACAGTTTGTTCATTAACAATGGAGACGGAACGTTCACGAAGGATACAACCAGCGTTGTGACCGATTCTAGTTTTACCTATGGGGCTGCCTTTGCCGATTTCAACAAAGATGGCTTTATCGATTTGTTCATTTGTCGCGAAGCGAAGAATATCCTTTATCAGAATAACGGTCCAAACAACGGCAATACGAATCATTGGATCAATCTGCAATGCACCGGGACGAATTCAAATCGAGCAGGCATCGGCGCGAAAGTAAGGGTCAAAGCAACGATCGATGGTCAGGTGCGTTGGCAAATGCGCGAAATTAGCGCCCAGAATGGTTATGGTAGCCATGATGATTTGCGAGCCCATTTCGGCCTCGGAGATGCCACCCTGATCGATGAACTGATCATCGAATGGCCCTCTGGGCTCGTTCAGACGCTCACTTCAGTGGCCGTGGACCAATTCCTGACTATTATTGAATCAGATCAGAGCGAAATGATCAAAATCACAGCTCCGAATGGGGGCGAGCAGTTTCAGGCAGGAAATGCTCATGAAATTACCTGGCAGTCCCACAATATCAGCGGCACGGTGAAAATTGAATTTTCTACCGATGGTGGGGCGACGTGGAACTTAATCGCCGATGGAGAACCAGATGACGGCAGTTATAGCTGGCAAGTGCCGCATGCGCCTTCAGAAAATTGCCGCATTCGAATCACCGACAGCGATGGTAGCCCGTTCGATGTTAGCGATAATCCTTTCACTATTCTTCCGATTATGCATGTGCTCACTATTTCTGTGAATCCCGCAGAAACGGGTACGACCGATCCATCAATTGGAGAACATAGTTATGCGTTAGGCACCGTTGTCACGCTGATCGCTACTTCGGCTGAAGGTTATGAGTTTGTCAACTGGTCTGGAGATGTCGCCGATCCGAATAATGATACGACATCTGTTTTGATCGATGGCGATAAAATGGTGACCGCCAATTTTAAAGATTCGACGACATATTTGATCATAGCGACTCCTAATGGTGGAGAGGATTGGGAGGTTAGTAGCCTGCATGATATCACCTGGAGCTCCAATAAGACGAGCGGCAAGGTGACAATTGAGTTCAGCGCCGACAGCGCTGCCACCTGGACCGTTGTCGCCGATACCACGGAAGATGATGGCCTATTTTCATGGACGATCCCGAACAGCCTCTCCAATAAATGTCTGGTGCGAGTGAGTGATGTAGATGGGCATCCCACGGACATCAGCGATACGCTATTTACCATTTCGATGCCGCCGTTCATTACGGTGCAAAGTCCGAATGGCGGCGAGGATTGGGAGGTCGGAAGTGTACAGCAGATCACTTGGAGTTCCAATAAGACCAGCGGTACTGTCAAGATTGAATTCAGTTCCGATAGCGCGGCTACCTGGATTGACATCGTAGCCAGCACTGAGGATGATGGTCTCTTTGAGTGGACGATTCCGAGTACGCCGTCAGCTCGATGCCTGGTTCGGGTGACGGACAGCGACGGCGATCCTAATGATGTCTCCGATGCAGTATTTACCATTTCGCAGGTGCCATTTATTTCGCTGGTATCCCCCAATGGTGGTGAGGATTGGAAGGTCGGGAGTGTGCATGATATTAGCTGGAGCTCCAATAAGACAAGCGGCAAGGTGACAATCGAGTTCAGCGCTGATAGTGCAGTCACTTGGATTTTGGTGGCCGATACGACTGAGGATGATGGGATCTTTTCATGGACGATTCCGAACAGCATTTCGAGCAAATGTTTGGTGCGAGTGAGCGATGTGGATGGCGATCCAGTCGATGTCAGCAATGCAGTTTTCTCCATTTCGCCGCAATCCTTTCAGTTGAAAATGGTTGCCGATCCCCCTGAAGGTGGCGCGACCGAACCAGCCGTTGGCGATCATAGCTTCAGTGATGGCTCAATCGTTCGCGTGATCGCGTTCCCGGCATCTGGTTATGTTTTTCTCAATTGGACAGGCGATGTCGCAGATCCGAATAATGATACAACCACAGTGACCATGAATGCTGATAAGATAGTCACTGCTCATTTTGCCGCTGTACCTGCTGCTATCGCCGATCTGCGGGCCTCGGTCCAAGGCAGTCACATTTTGTTGGAATGGTCTTCTGTCGATGGGGCCACGAGTTACCATGTCTATCGCGATACGAGTTATAATTTTATTCCAGATCGTGACCATGGCAGCAATCGGATTGCAACTGGGATAACCGATGAAGACCCTGGTACTGAAGGAGTTCAATGGACCGACACCGGGCATGGCGCGCAGATCGTCGGCGATGTGAATCGGAATTATTTTTATCGGGTCACCGCAGTATCCAGTGTTGAATCCGAGCCATCCAATCTTGCCAGCGAGTTTGATTATCAGTTGGTCACTACGGCCAGGACAGATATCAATGAAATTGCAGTCATTATGAACACCCTAAAAGGACGCCAGCCAATTCGAAATGCTGAGGAGCTTGCCCAAGCAATCCCATATTGCACTGACGTCTATTACTGGGACGCAGCGGTTCAGGGCATTGTCGGGCATGTGAAAGGTTTGCCATTTAACAACTTTAATGTTGTCCCTGGCTATCCCTATATGATCAACGTAACGAAAGACACGGTTTGGACAGTTGCCGGGAGTTATGCCGATACCAGTTTTCATTTAATTACCACCAGCAAGACCGATATTAATCATATCGCAGTACCGCTGAGCAAAAACTATTTAACGAATGCAGAACAGCTGGGTCAGGACATCCCCAATTGTACAGATGTTTACGCATGGGATGCAGTGAATCAGGGCCTGATCGGTCACGTGGTCGGATTACCATTTGCCAATTTTGATGTATCAGTCGGACATAGTTATTATGTGAACGTAACTGCTGATACAGTTTGGCCAGCACCTGAAAAAACTGCTGCAACATCTCTCCTCCTATCTGCCTCTGGCAAGTCGAGCAAGGCGGTTGCAAAAGAGGTCAGCAAATCTGGACGAGCAGTTCCTCACACAGTTTATGGCCGCTTAATTTATCCTCAGGATAAAACGATCCGGTCCGAGGATCTGGAGCTGTGTGCCTGGTTGGCGGGACATGAGGGTGAGGTCGAAGCAGCAAATCCTGCAGGCAGCGGTTGCGATGGTGAATTTTGGTGGGTGAGTGTGAGCAGCATCTCCCCAGCTTGGGCAGTGGGTGATACGCTGCAAATTGCCATTCGTGAGAAAAGCGGCAGTTATGTGGGGACCACTTTCGTGGTGTTGAGCGACGCTGGATCTGACAACGCTGGTGTACTGCGGCTGGATCGCGCATCGATCGCCGCCTCTGCGGCTTCAACTTCGCTTCCTGAGCAATTTGTGCTGAATCAAAATTATCCGAACCCATTTAATCCAGCGACTCTAATCTCATTCCAATTGCCTGAAGCTAGAACCGTGACCCTAAAAGTATTCAACCTATTGGGTGATGAAATTCGGACTCTGCTGAATGAAAAGAAGCAAGCTGGCTATCATCAGATTTCCTGGGACGGCAAAAACGATAGCGGCCAGGAGATGCCCTCGGGAATCTATTTGATTAAAATAGAAGCTGGGGAGTTTCGCGCCTATCGAAAGATGGTAAAAATCCGATAGAACTAGAGCGACCCTCAATTCAATCAATAGACGATTATAACCCTTGCCATGGCTATCTTGTGGCAAGGGTTTTTTTATCTATTCATCGCACCTCAAAATAGAATTGATAAATTCATAATCCAATCTTTTCTGGTTGAACTGATTAATAACTCCCGCTTTGATTCATATTTTTTCAAATTGATTGCTCGGATTTTCATGATAAAACCATCAGAGGCTGTTGGGACCAATTTCGAATCAAGAAAAATAGAAACCAAACAAATTTCGAGAAGTAACAACAATGAAGAATTGAGTCCGTCTTAATTGGTTTTGAATAAATGGAGAGAAAAGTTGAGAATGGATCGAGGAGCCTGTGTCAGCTTGCTGAGCTTGCTTTTAGTTGTTGCTATTGATTTATGCTCAAGTCTGAGCTTGGCAGCAACGATTCACGGCTTTGTTCGGGAGAAGGCCACGCGAGAGCCAATTGTATTGGGCAATGTTTGGATCAAAGATAGCCACTACGGCACGACAACCAATACAAAGGGCTATTATGTATTGGGATCTCTGCCCGCAGGAAATTATGAGATTCTTTTCCGCTACATCGGTTATAAAACGCATGTCGAAAAGATCATTATTGCTCATGAAACAGACCTTGAGCTGGATGTATATCTTGAGCCGGAGCCAATCTCATTGCCTGGAGCCACAGTAGTGGCGGATCGGGATCGGAACGAGTTGGATATTAAGCCGAGCCAAATTGTCGTTCCAGCGCAACAACTGCGCGCAGCGCCCCAGCTCGCAGAGCCAGATCTTTTTCGAACCATCCAGATGTTGCCGGGAGTGGCGACATTGTCCGACTTTTCAGCCGGGTTATATGTTCGCGGCGGCAGCCCAGACCAAAATCTAATCTTGTTGGACCATATCGATGTTTATAATCCCAACCATTTATTCGGATTTTTCTCCAGTTTTAACACCGATGCAATTAAATCGGTCGAGCTGCTCAAGGGTGGCTTCCCCGTGATGTATGGCGGCCGGTTATCATCGGTCCTTAATGTCATCAACAAGGAGGGCAATCGTGAAAAATTTCAGGGCGTGGCGCGGCTGAGCTTGTTGAGCACGAATGCAACGCTGGAGGGTCCATGGAAATACGGCTCGTGGATGGTCTCCGGCCGGCGGACTTATCTCGACCTGGCGGCCAAATTAGTTGATTTTAACCTGCCCTATTATTTTTACGACGGCCATGCCAAGATCAATTTTGATATCGATCGAAAAAATCAAGCTAGCCTTAGCTTTTATGCCGGAAATGATAAATTAGATCTCTCTCAAAACGAGACCGATATATTACTGGACTGGGGGAATCGGACTTTCAGCGCCCAATGGATGCGCCTGATATCTAGTAAATTGTTCTTTCATTTCGTCTTCGCGGGCAGCCGCTTCGATAGTGATTCTGAGGTACAATTCGACGATATCTCCTTTGGCATTTCAAATCGAATAGCTGATCTGGCGATCAAATCGTGGGTGACCTACTCCCCTTCCATTTTTCATACCATCGATTTCGGCCTCCAAACAAAGAGACTCCATTTCGAACTGAACAATAAGATCGCGGACCTGGCGTATAAAAAATCATTTGCTGGAACTGCGCTCGCATTTTATGCCCAGCACAATTACAAAGTGACCCAGGCGAATATCATTCAATCGGGGATCAGGCTCGATTTCTACAGCGATGGGAATTATTCCTTGCTCTCGCCCCAGGTTTCATATCAGCATCGGTTCAATGATCAAGTTGGTGTGACCCTTAGCTACGGTCGCTATGCTCAATTTCTCAATCTGGTCTATCAAGAGGGATTAAGTTTCGCTGACATGTGGTTTCCTGTTGATGAGACCTTTCCGCCTGGACGTGCTGATCATTTCATTTTGGGATTCAATTATGATAATTACCGCACACTCTCCATCAATGTCGAGGGC
It encodes:
- a CDS encoding FG-GAP-like repeat-containing protein, whose translation is MNWQPNWARVGIATSLLVILLTSLLQAQDPFVQITFSWEKVMASRGVSWADYDNDGYPDFYVSNGVTGYKQVNFLYHNNGDGTFTRVMTGPPVEDQYVTYGSSWGDYDNDGDLDLYVAVTTGTYDDPVINNCLYVNNGDGTFTKNTTAGPPVNERESTCAVGWGDYDNDGFLDLFIKNGTYPKQPNSLYRSNGDGTFTEIVGIPLVGNENATLVSRFAWGDYDNDGDPDLAIAGGDGENNAIWRNDGNNTFTKLVNQNGMSIIQGSYSSAPCWGDYDNDGDLDLFMSNYGKNGPAKNFLYRNDGNDVFTKIVDGDIVNEEKCSLGCAWGDIDNDGDLDLFVGNDIFFKNSLFINNGDGTFTKDTTSVVTDSSFTYGAAFADFNKDGFIDLFICREAKNILYQNNGPNNGNTNHWINLQCTGTNSNRAGIGAKVRVKATIDGQVRWQMREISAQNGYGSHDDLRAHFGLGDATLIDELIIEWPSGLVQTLTSVAVDQFLTIIESDQSEMIKITAPNGGEQFQAGNAHEITWQSHNISGTVKIEFSTDGGATWNLIADGEPDDGSYSWQVPHAPSENCRIRITDSDGSPFDVSDNPFTILPIMHVLTISVNPAETGTTDPSIGEHSYALGTVVTLIATSAEGYEFVNWSGDVADPNNDTTSVLIDGDKMVTANFKDSTTYLIIATPNGGEDWEVSSLHDITWSSNKTSGKVTIEFSADSAATWTVVADTTEDDGLFSWTIPNSLSNKCLVRVSDVDGHPTDISDTLFTISMPPFITVQSPNGGEDWEVGSVQQITWSSNKTSGTVKIEFSSDSAATWIDIVASTEDDGLFEWTIPSTPSARCLVRVTDSDGDPNDVSDAVFTISQVPFISLVSPNGGEDWKVGSVHDISWSSNKTSGKVTIEFSADSAVTWILVADTTEDDGIFSWTIPNSISSKCLVRVSDVDGDPVDVSNAVFSISPQSFQLKMVADPPEGGATEPAVGDHSFSDGSIVRVIAFPASGYVFLNWTGDVADPNNDTTTVTMNADKIVTAHFAAVPAAIADLRASVQGSHILLEWSSVDGATSYHVYRDTSYNFIPDRDHGSNRIATGITDEDPGTEGVQWTDTGHGAQIVGDVNRNYFYRVTAVSSVESEPSNLASEFDYQLVTTARTDINEIAVIMNTLKGRQPIRNAEELAQAIPYCTDVYYWDAAVQGIVGHVKGLPFNNFNVVPGYPYMINVTKDTVWTVAGSYADTSFHLITTSKTDINHIAVPLSKNYLTNAEQLGQDIPNCTDVYAWDAVNQGLIGHVVGLPFANFDVSVGHSYYVNVTADTVWPAPEKTAATSLLLSASGKSSKAVAKEVSKSGRAVPHTVYGRLIYPQDKTIRSEDLELCAWLAGHEGEVEAANPAGSGCDGEFWWVSVSSISPAWAVGDTLQIAIREKSGSYVGTTFVVLSDAGSDNAGVLRLDRASIAASAASTSLPEQFVLNQNYPNPFNPATLISFQLPEARTVTLKVFNLLGDEIRTLLNEKKQAGYHQISWDGKNDSGQEMPSGIYLIKIEAGEFRAYRKMVKIR
- a CDS encoding TonB-dependent receptor; the encoded protein is MDRGACVSLLSLLLVVAIDLCSSLSLAATIHGFVREKATREPIVLGNVWIKDSHYGTTTNTKGYYVLGSLPAGNYEILFRYIGYKTHVEKIIIAHETDLELDVYLEPEPISLPGATVVADRDRNELDIKPSQIVVPAQQLRAAPQLAEPDLFRTIQMLPGVATLSDFSAGLYVRGGSPDQNLILLDHIDVYNPNHLFGFFSSFNTDAIKSVELLKGGFPVMYGGRLSSVLNVINKEGNREKFQGVARLSLLSTNATLEGPWKYGSWMVSGRRTYLDLAAKLVDFNLPYYFYDGHAKINFDIDRKNQASLSFYAGNDKLDLSQNETDILLDWGNRTFSAQWMRLISSKLFFHFVFAGSRFDSDSEVQFDDISFGISNRIADLAIKSWVTYSPSIFHTIDFGLQTKRLHFELNNKIADLAYKKSFAGTALAFYAQHNYKVTQANIIQSGIRLDFYSDGNYSLLSPQVSYQHRFNDQVGVTLSYGRYAQFLNLVYQEGLSFADMWFPVDETFPPGRADHFILGFNYDNYRTLSINVEGYYKWYKNISEYRFRAAESQGIDRDYDRLTISDIFLAGNASAYGIDIYLRNQIWGFSGWLGYSFNWVKKQVQSYNFDQPYFPPYDRRHTITATEQYHFGQKWRINFALKFGTGQPYTEASGRYQALNPNGTVYDRTLEAEKNNSRLPPYLRIDIGLTHLRTIFGLKTELDLQAVNIFNFKNVWFRYYDFKTNPATRKEFYMLPRIPTLGISVMF
- a CDS encoding T9SS type A sorting domain-containing protein, with product MYIRFWQIVWAGLFLITTGTVASQYQFHPTASFLGTHDYERVGYHIHSAGDVNGDGYADFLIGTFHNKTNGYNAGAVYLILGRAEANWGYNVSLLNADARFLGAKAYEAAGYFVGGQGDVNGDGLGDILIGAEDGFIYVVLGRQSANWGRDFVLYDYADARYDAEQDEDGAGMSVAIIGDLNGDGYDDFICGAPFHDYDGDDTGKAYIILGKASGWQRGVNLSQANASFYGTKNSGLVGYCVDGVGDVNKDGIPDFAIGARGEGKVYLFFGRRSVNWGKNCDVGTADVIFTSEQYGNYTGWRVSGAGDVNGDGYDDFLIGAPYHDENDRENGKVYLILGRTSGWKTQLAEADASYYGEGLDDEAGWDTQGAGDVDGDGYDDFLIGAWYNDANGTDAGKLYLIRGKPSGWQPNVPLATIQDYFVGEHAGDYAGFSCATAGDVNGDGLPDIITSATYYSEAYYWGGIIYLFASNNTKITVTAPNGGETWTIGNNYHITWSSSHTSGSVKLEYSPNNGGTWKTIVGSTPDDGDFLWTIPDDPTTSCLVRITDTDGDPSDVSDATFSITPTNYTLTMAVEPIDAGTTDPPPGNHSYGSGSVVTIIAIPATGYNFDHWSGDVADSHNDTTTVMMNANKTITAHFVPKLIPPITDLRASQQWTRILLEWSPVAGATGYNVYRGTSYDFLPDKTNGSNRIATNVSDQDPNTNGIQWLDNGAGVRLVGDVNINYFYRVTALVGSESDPSNLAGEFDYKLSTTSTTDINHLVVIMHTQGTRKPIATAEDLAQAIPYCTDVYCWDAATQGLTGHVKGLPFNNFPIAPGYPYMINVSKDTIWTIAGSYSDTCFQLINTNGTDINLIGVPLSKSNLTTADQLGQDIPNCSDVYVWDVTTQALIGHVVGLPFNDFSVQAGHAYFVNVTSETTWPASCQGSGISASSIDPIQSLPTFQKGSAQSGNGVPHTIYGRLIYPSDVHISSADLRINVVWRRNGDQKFVSDPLGSGNDGKYWWVMVPNFLPTWQPGDTLIIEIFQSDERYRGVTQVILSDAGSDDAGTVHLNKNNDTDNGSIAQSAMPYRFHLWQNSPNPFNPETAINFECSSPAPVKIKIYDVAGRLVTTLVDGELAAGYHRVVWDGRDHKGEFVSSGIYFCRMETGDYFGTIKLLLTR